In Marispirochaeta aestuarii, the following proteins share a genomic window:
- a CDS encoding LysR family transcriptional regulator, translating to MDIDYELYKIFHRVAGAGSFTKGAEELHITQSAVSQAIKNLESRLGTPLFLRDGRRIRLSHEGEVLFRHISQGILNFSAGERSLKEMAGFDSGEVRIGVGDTICRYHLIPIFKSFAEEYPGIRIQVKNRTSSGILSLLKNGSIDFGIVSLPAGSGQYTIQPFRRVRDVFVASRRFEELRGGRCRIENLAEYPLLLLNGESTTRKLLDHFLQSRGIKVVPAIELESMDLLEEFAKIGFGIAHVEEMSIQRAVSAGELFIINTEPALPDRELGIVSLGASLPSGAAKLMREYILTREPVTTI from the coding sequence ATGGATATCGATTACGAACTATATAAAATCTTCCATCGTGTCGCCGGTGCGGGCAGTTTTACCAAAGGTGCGGAGGAACTGCACATTACCCAGTCGGCGGTAAGCCAGGCGATCAAGAACCTGGAATCCCGGCTCGGGACTCCCCTGTTCCTGCGGGACGGAAGGCGCATACGCCTCAGTCATGAGGGAGAGGTCCTGTTCCGTCATATTTCCCAGGGTATCCTCAATTTTTCCGCCGGTGAGCGGAGTCTCAAGGAGATGGCGGGCTTTGATTCCGGGGAGGTGAGAATCGGCGTGGGGGATACCATCTGCCGCTATCATCTGATCCCCATCTTCAAGAGCTTTGCCGAGGAGTATCCGGGGATCAGGATCCAGGTAAAGAACCGGACAAGCTCCGGAATCCTCTCTCTGCTGAAAAACGGCAGCATCGATTTCGGTATAGTCTCCCTTCCTGCAGGATCGGGGCAGTATACGATACAGCCCTTCCGAAGGGTCAGGGATGTCTTTGTGGCCTCCCGGCGTTTTGAAGAACTGCGGGGCGGGCGCTGCAGAATCGAGAACCTGGCGGAATATCCCCTGCTCCTTTTGAACGGTGAAAGTACCACCCGCAAGCTGCTGGATCACTTTCTTCAGTCCCGGGGAATAAAGGTCGTTCCCGCCATAGAACTCGAGAGCATGGATCTGCTGGAGGAGTTTGCAAAGATAGGATTCGGCATTGCCCACGTGGAAGAGATGAGTATTCAACGGGCAGTTTCCGCAGGGGAGCTGTTTATTATTAATACAGAACCGGCCCTGCCCGACAGGGAGCTCGGAATTGTCAGCCTCGGCGCCTCCCTGCCTTCCGGGGCGGCGAAGCTGATGCGTGAGTACATCCTTACCCGGGAGCCGGTTACGACGATATAA
- a CDS encoding phosphoribosylformylglycinamidine synthase produces the protein MVRRVYVEKLSPFAHEAQHTLKEISGSLGIRGIHAARLLHRYDIDGLSEPEFRSAAETILAEAPVDRVHYELPVLSPKDHVLAIEALPGQYDQRADSATQAIQLMTHAAPPAVSAAGVWIFTGDISPENMTAIREYLINPVESREASLDLPESLELKAPEPAQIPLVDGLMDADGETLRNIMNRYGLAMSEADLALCRDYFRNTEKRNPTETELKVLDTYWSDHCRHTTFLTSLEEISFEDNPISRRIEATYREYLELKKLCSPKKPVSLMDLAVIVMKEFRGDGRLEDLEVSEEINACSIRVEARVNGKPEPWLVMFKNETHNHPTEIEPFGGAATCLGGAIRDPLSGRSYVYQAMRVSGAGDPGTALADTLPGKLPQRSICTTAARGYSSYGNQIGIATGKVHEFYHPGYIAKRMEIGAVIGAAPERNVSRLEPAPGDLILLVGGRTGRDGIGGATGSSREHSQDSLASCGAEVQKGNPPTERKLQRLFRDQEFSRRIKRCNDFGAGGVAVAVGELAPGLEINLDAVPKKYAGLDGTELAISESQERMALVIEAGDLDYFIRRAAEENLEATRIAEVTDSGRLVMRWNGSTVVDLSRDFLDTNGAEQQSSACIEGPLTEEPPFDLDKRSRSFSEQLLSVLSGLDSAGQEGLGQLFDSTIGAGSLLMPFGGRTQTSPSDGMAALLPLEEGETDTATLMSFGFDPRISSWSPYHGAVYAVLQSVARITAMGGDYRRTRLTLQEYFERLGKDPKRWGKPLAALLGAFHAQRALGTPAIGGKDSMSGSFEELDVPPTLVSFAVAPVTAERVISQELKVAGSTLLLLSIPRDDDYLPDLKIAAETYGRIHAAEPGIIRSARSIGAGGIAAALAEMAFGNELGVEIDGSVAREDLFRLEYGSIILEVSTDSPWRELFQGLPCREIGRVIAGGELRFGTEVLPLDTALEAWRNPLLKVFPIAPSPAEASGKVEVRGEKKSAVTAARSYTGPKVSPRVLIPVFPGTNCEYDSAAAFRREGALPEFAVVRNLNPRMVDESIARMAAGLKKAQILMIPGGFSAGDEPEGSGKFIAAFFRNPELTDAIHEFLDRDGLVLGICNGFQALIKLGLLPWGRITPLKADSPTLTFNTIDSHVSRFVVTRIDSASSPWLTHTKPGELHWIPVSHGEGRFVAAPEVLKKLEDSGQIAARYADQSGRPTMEGPANPNGSMGAVEALVSPDGRILGKMGHSERWRPGLYRNIPGNKDQGLFKAGVEYFG, from the coding sequence ATGGTCCGACGGGTTTACGTCGAAAAATTGTCCCCCTTTGCCCACGAGGCGCAGCACACCCTCAAAGAGATTTCCGGGAGCCTCGGAATCAGGGGAATCCACGCCGCCCGTCTGCTTCACCGTTACGATATCGACGGCCTCTCGGAACCGGAGTTCCGATCCGCTGCGGAGACAATTCTGGCTGAGGCTCCGGTGGACAGGGTCCATTACGAGCTTCCCGTCTTGAGCCCGAAAGACCATGTCCTCGCCATCGAAGCCCTGCCCGGGCAGTATGACCAGCGGGCGGACTCCGCCACCCAGGCGATTCAGCTGATGACCCACGCTGCTCCGCCGGCGGTCAGCGCTGCCGGGGTCTGGATCTTCACCGGCGACATCTCCCCTGAGAATATGACGGCCATCCGGGAGTACCTGATAAACCCCGTGGAGTCCCGGGAGGCTTCCCTTGATCTGCCGGAATCCCTGGAACTGAAAGCCCCGGAACCTGCTCAGATCCCCCTGGTGGACGGCCTGATGGATGCCGACGGAGAGACCCTGAGGAACATCATGAACCGTTACGGCCTTGCCATGTCGGAGGCCGACCTGGCCCTCTGCCGGGACTACTTCCGTAACACGGAGAAGCGGAACCCCACCGAGACGGAACTGAAGGTACTGGACACCTACTGGTCCGACCATTGCCGGCACACAACCTTCCTGACCAGTCTGGAAGAAATCAGTTTCGAAGACAATCCAATATCCCGGCGCATCGAAGCCACCTACCGGGAATACCTGGAACTGAAGAAGCTCTGCTCCCCCAAAAAGCCGGTATCCCTTATGGACCTGGCGGTAATCGTCATGAAGGAGTTCCGGGGAGACGGCAGGCTGGAGGATCTGGAGGTCTCGGAAGAGATAAACGCCTGCAGCATCCGGGTGGAGGCCCGGGTGAACGGCAAACCCGAGCCCTGGCTAGTGATGTTCAAGAACGAGACCCACAACCACCCCACGGAGATCGAACCCTTCGGCGGGGCCGCCACCTGCCTGGGCGGGGCAATCAGGGACCCCCTCTCCGGCCGCTCCTATGTCTACCAGGCCATGCGCGTCAGCGGAGCGGGAGACCCCGGGACAGCCCTTGCGGACACTCTGCCGGGAAAACTTCCCCAGCGGAGCATCTGCACCACAGCGGCCCGGGGCTACAGCTCCTACGGCAACCAGATCGGGATAGCCACCGGGAAGGTCCACGAGTTCTATCATCCCGGTTACATCGCCAAGCGCATGGAGATCGGAGCGGTTATCGGCGCAGCCCCGGAACGCAACGTCAGCCGTCTTGAACCGGCCCCGGGAGACCTGATCCTCCTGGTAGGCGGCAGGACCGGTCGGGACGGCATCGGCGGGGCCACCGGCTCATCACGGGAGCACTCCCAGGATTCCCTGGCAAGCTGTGGTGCGGAGGTCCAGAAGGGCAATCCCCCCACGGAGCGCAAACTGCAGCGCCTCTTCCGGGATCAGGAATTCTCCCGGCGCATCAAGCGCTGCAACGACTTTGGCGCGGGAGGGGTTGCCGTCGCCGTGGGAGAACTGGCCCCGGGACTGGAGATAAACCTGGACGCGGTCCCCAAGAAATATGCCGGTCTGGACGGCACGGAGCTCGCTATCTCCGAGTCCCAGGAACGCATGGCCCTGGTAATCGAGGCCGGGGACCTGGATTATTTTATCCGACGGGCAGCGGAGGAGAACCTCGAGGCCACAAGGATCGCCGAGGTTACCGACTCCGGGCGTCTCGTGATGCGCTGGAACGGCAGTACCGTCGTCGATCTTTCCCGGGACTTTCTTGACACCAACGGAGCGGAACAGCAGAGCAGTGCTTGTATCGAAGGGCCCCTGACTGAGGAACCTCCCTTCGATCTCGATAAGCGGTCCCGCAGCTTTTCTGAACAGCTCCTCTCTGTTCTTTCCGGGCTGGACTCTGCCGGCCAGGAGGGGCTCGGCCAGCTCTTCGACTCCACCATCGGGGCTGGCAGCCTCCTGATGCCCTTCGGCGGAAGGACCCAGACCAGCCCCTCCGACGGTATGGCGGCCCTCCTCCCCCTGGAGGAAGGTGAAACGGACACGGCCACCCTGATGAGCTTCGGCTTCGACCCCAGGATCAGCTCCTGGAGCCCCTATCACGGAGCCGTCTACGCGGTACTGCAGAGCGTCGCCCGCATTACCGCCATGGGGGGAGACTACCGCAGAACCCGGCTTACCCTGCAGGAGTATTTCGAACGGCTGGGGAAGGACCCGAAGCGCTGGGGAAAACCCCTGGCGGCCCTTCTTGGTGCTTTCCACGCCCAGCGCGCCCTGGGAACACCCGCCATCGGAGGCAAAGACAGCATGTCCGGCTCCTTCGAAGAGCTCGACGTTCCCCCGACCCTTGTCTCCTTTGCAGTCGCCCCCGTCACGGCGGAGCGGGTAATTTCCCAGGAGCTCAAGGTGGCCGGCAGTACGCTGCTTCTGTTGAGCATTCCCCGGGACGACGATTACCTGCCGGACCTGAAAATCGCGGCGGAAACCTACGGCAGGATTCACGCAGCGGAACCCGGAATTATCCGCAGCGCCAGAAGCATTGGGGCCGGAGGTATCGCAGCTGCCCTTGCGGAGATGGCCTTCGGCAACGAACTGGGCGTGGAGATCGACGGAAGCGTCGCGCGGGAGGACCTCTTCCGCCTGGAATACGGCAGCATAATCCTGGAGGTATCCACGGACAGCCCATGGCGGGAGCTTTTCCAGGGTCTCCCCTGCCGGGAAATCGGCCGGGTAATCGCCGGGGGAGAACTCAGGTTCGGAACGGAGGTTCTGCCCCTCGACACCGCTCTGGAGGCCTGGAGGAATCCCCTCCTCAAGGTATTCCCTATCGCCCCTTCGCCGGCGGAAGCATCAGGGAAGGTGGAAGTCCGCGGGGAGAAGAAATCCGCGGTGACTGCAGCCCGCAGCTACACAGGTCCAAAGGTTTCCCCCCGGGTCCTGATTCCCGTGTTCCCCGGGACGAACTGCGAATACGATTCAGCCGCCGCCTTCCGCAGGGAGGGGGCGCTCCCTGAGTTTGCCGTCGTTCGCAACCTGAACCCCCGGATGGTAGATGAATCCATCGCCCGGATGGCCGCAGGGCTCAAGAAAGCCCAGATCCTGATGATCCCCGGCGGCTTCAGCGCAGGAGACGAGCCGGAGGGGTCGGGAAAGTTTATCGCCGCCTTTTTCCGCAACCCCGAGCTGACAGACGCGATCCATGAGTTCCTGGACAGGGACGGGCTTGTCCTGGGAATCTGCAACGGCTTTCAGGCCCTCATAAAGCTGGGGCTCCTTCCCTGGGGACGGATTACTCCCCTGAAGGCGGACAGCCCCACCCTGACCTTCAACACCATCGACTCCCACGTCAGCCGCTTTGTGGTAACCAGGATCGACAGCGCCTCCTCTCCCTGGCTGACGCATACAAAACCCGGAGAACTTCACTGGATACCCGTATCCCACGGGGAAGGCCGCTTTGTGGCAGCTCCGGAGGTTCTGAAGAAACTGGAAGATTCCGGGCAGATCGCCGCCCGTTACGCCGACCAGTCGGGAAGGCCGACCATGGAAGGACCGGCCAATCCCAACGGTTCCATGGGAGCGGTGGAGGCCCTGG